In Naumovozyma dairenensis CBS 421 chromosome 2, complete genome, the following are encoded in one genomic region:
- the ATG27 gene encoding Atg27p (similar to Saccharomyces cerevisiae ATG27 (YJL178C); ancestral locus Anc_1.160): MKSITLNNLLILSLVFSPSLVSSIQCSKDAVLKRYQINEFASLGEIESDTPPSKTTEKWWINPCEENNEANVNIPSDCYHDDVSCGLVEVLLPGKEALTTQVINFSKNLKYVAEEFDDKLLITLKGTKWGSNTFDAEFEFSCDPKLKSDTLVETSWQRGLIKLYVNGPSGCLRDKRDNDNDDNNNNKDKDDDNNRKDSDKKNGNSEKNKRNGGISWFSWLLIYSLMFTLIYLMVVSYMNTRGGSFDDFRTEFVTRSTQLLTSLPEFTKEVINKVLGRNDSQRGGYSAV, translated from the coding sequence atgaaatcaattaCTCTTAATAACCTCCTTATATTATCTTTGGTATTTTCTCCAAGTTTGGTCAGTAGTATACAATGCTCTAAAGATGCCGTTTTGAAAAGGTatcaaattaatgaatttgcCTCTCTAGGTGAAATTGAAAGTGATACTCCTCCGAGTAAGACCACAGAGAAATGGTGGATTAATCCCtgtgaagaaaataatgaagcaAATGTTAATATACCATCTGATTGTTATCATGATGATGTTAGTTGTGGTTTAGTAGAGGTGTTATTACCTGGTAAAGAAGCACTAACCACTCAAGTGATTAATTTCtcaaagaatttgaaatacGTAGCGGAGgaatttgatgataaattattaattacCTTAAAAGGTACTAAGTGGGGATCTAATACATTCGATGcagaatttgaattcagTTGTGATCccaaattgaaatcagATACATTAGTGGAAACCTCCTGGCAAAGAGgtttaattaaattatatgtTAATGGTCCATCTGGATGCTTGAGAGATAAGAGAGATaacgataatgatgataacaataataataaagacaaagatgatgataacaatAGAAAGGATTCcgataaaaaaaatgggaattcagaaaagaataaaaggAATGGTGGGATTTCATGGTTTTCATGGCTACTGATATATAGTTTAATGTTTACTTTGATCTATCTTATGGTTGTTTCCTATATGAACACAAGGGGTGGatcatttgatgatttcCGCACAGAATTTGTTACACGTTCCACTCAATTGCTAACATCTTTACCTGAATTCACCAAGGAAGTCATAAATAAAGTCTTAGGACGTAATGATTCTCAAAGAGGAGGTTACAGTGCAGTATAG
- the PFD1 gene encoding prefolding complex chaperone subunit (similar to Saccharomyces cerevisiae PFD1 (YJL179W); ancestral locus Anc_1.159), whose protein sequence is MSSSSLIQEMTTTLRTSKGQLDVVNQQLSHLERQEKIAQVTTKELDSYPNDDVWRSCGKAFVLQKKNEYIKDLNHDENLLKDQKKALEIKQNYLKTTVEKTVDGLKAVLNQQQQQQKK, encoded by the coding sequence ATGTCCAGTTCGAGTTTAATACAAGAAATGACTACTACTTTGAGGACATCAAAAGGTCAATTAGATGTTGTCAATCAACAACTTTCTCATTTGGAAAGACAAGAAAAGATAGCTCAAGTGACCACTAAAGAATTAGATTCATATccaaatgatgatgtaTGGAGATCATGTGGGAAAGCTTTTGTTTtacagaagaagaatgaatatataaaggatttaaatcatgatgaaaatttattgaaagatcAAAAGAAAGCTTTggaaataaaacaaaactaTTTGAAGACAACTGTAGAAAAGACTGTAGATGGGTTGAAAGCCGTTttaaatcaacaacaacaacaacaaaagaaatag
- the ATP12 gene encoding ATP synthase complex assembly protein ATP12 (similar to Saccharomyces cerevisiae ATP12 (YJL180C); ancestral locus Anc_1.158): MLRVLPVSKTVIVGTVGRITSRQRGFFSSIAPIKYNKSNKKPNSINVEDKLKKGVRFWETVTLDDKCIENKILIKLDSKPIKTPSGFDLSVDKNRPLLAYLLRQEWATLPTVSMKNTDHLPLTSLVFRCIDLETAVAKGDKDLITKINADRSLINEQLLRYLDTDTLLVFSPRNEFEGALRSKQDELYLPIIAKIERFLNGFKSSAKSCDIKLRTLDGETDGIRGNKQNQDTKNAAINYMKSLSMWDLAIFERVVLITKSFICGILLLQNKSPLITAPSSLRDDLQISTEDIAHLATLEIFHQTERWGEVEDTHDVNKRDIRRNINAAAIVAYK, translated from the coding sequence ATGTTAAGGGTTCTGCCGGTAAGTAAAACAGTGATTGTGGGTACTGTTGGAAGGATAACCTCGAGACAACGAggatttttttcttccataGCTCCTATCAAATATAACAAATCGAATAAGAAACCCAATAGTATCAATGTGGaagataaattgaaaaaaggaGTACGCTTTTGGGAAACAGTTACATTAGATGATAAATGTATTGAGAACAAGATATTGATCAAACTTGACTCGAAACCAATTAAAACACCATCAGGATTCGATCTAAGTGTTGATAAGAATCGCCCCTTGTTGGCATATTTACTACGGCAAGAATGGGCAACATTACCTACCGtttcaatgaaaaacaCTGATCATTTACCCTTAACTTCTTTAGTTTTCCGTTGTATTGATTTGGAGACAGCCGTTGCAAAAGGTGATAAAGATTTGATTACCAAAATTAATGCTGATCGatctttaattaatgaacaaTTATTACGATATTTGGATACTGATACCTTATTGGTATTTTCACCAagaaatgaatttgaagGCGCTTTAAGATCCAAGCAGGATGAGTTATATTTACCGATAATCGCAAAAATTGAACGTTTTTTAAATGGATTCAAATCGTCTGCAAAGAGTTGTGATATCAAACTAAGGACATTAGATGGCGAAACTGATGGGATACGTGGGAATAAACAAAACCAAGATACTAAAAATGCAGCGATTAATTATATGAAGTCTTTATCTATGTGGGATTTAGCCATTTTTGAAAGGGTTGTATTAATAACGAAATCATTTATCTGTGGGATACTcttattacaaaataaatcaCCATTAATTACAGCACCTTCATCCTTGAGAGATGACTTACAGATAAGTACTGAAGATATTGCCCATTTAGCCACTTTAGAAATTTTCCACCAAACAGAAAGATGGGGTGAAGTTGAAGATACGCATGATGTAAATAAACGTGatattagaagaaatataaatgCAGCTGCTATAGTAGCATATAAatag
- the MNN11 gene encoding alpha-1,6-mannosyltransferase (similar to Saccharomyces cerevisiae MNN11 (YJL183W); ancestral locus Anc_1.156) — MVFKPKSNVKNQTFNNDSSASSWFLGLSNSVPRNNKIWLNIKRKFNVKILSLITTFILTLYIFSKLFYPSSISSRSSHTPEHGLYIHELPASSRLIFPHVEHAPVLKEVGINSLYIQRHEMDGTKKFVLKPDDKPLTDDEKKKTNDQVLLVKKSFLDHGKLVYRKNSAEPEIVIVTLIDFENYELESIVKIVQNRVDYAQKHKYGVYIRWAQEFLPLVENQNVLESYDKFKPIVMRAAMHAFPRAKYIFYVDKDSLIMNLDLSLQRNLLEPSVLDLGLLKNVPVIPQSNIRTYNHFNPEDASIIIPQSSDGVLDSSSFIIANDQFGKVFLEYLNNPLIVNFDWANLHAAMGHVLQWHPTLLKKTGLVIPKLLASQYDSTRSIDKASSDSYHYTTGDLIASLKGCKERNSCARDIDTLYSKIKKR; from the coding sequence ATGGTCTTTAAGCCCAAATCAAACGTGAAAAATCAAACTTTCAACAATGATTCAAGTGCTTCATCTTGGTTCTTAGGTTTATCAAATTCTGTACCacgaaataataaaatatggTTAAACATTAAGAGGAAATTTAATGTCAAGATCCTTTCTTTAATCACAACATTCATATTGACACTAtacattttttcaaaattgttttatccttcttcaatatcatcacGTTCATCACATACTCCAGAACATGGATTGTATATACATGAATTACCTGCTTCAAGTCGTTTAATTTTCCCTCATGTGGAACATGCCCCCGTATTAAAAGAGGTTGGTATCAATAGTCTCTATATCCAAAGACATGAAATGGATGGTACCAAAAAATTTGTATTAAAACCAGATGATAAACCATTaacagatgatgaaaagaaaaagacaAATGATCAAGTTCTTCTAGtgaaaaaatcattcttAGATCATGGGAAATTAGTATACCGTAAGAATTCAGCTGAACCAGAAATTGTCATTGTAACATTAATTGATTTCGAAAATTATGAATTAGAATCTATAGTGAAGATTGTTCAAAATAGAGTAGATTATGCTCAAAAACATAAATATGGTGTTTACATTCGTTGGGCTCAAGAATTTTTACCCCTAGTGGAAAATCAAAACGTTTTAGAAAGttatgataaatttaaacCAATTGTAATGAGAGCTGCTATGCATGCATTCCCTAGAgctaaatatattttctatGTGGATAAAGATTCTTTAATTATGAATCTAGATCTTTCATTGCAAAGAAATTTGTTGGAACCCTCTGTTTTAGACTTGggattattgaaaaatgttcCTGTCATTCCACAATCGAATATTAGAACTTATAATCACTTCAATCCAGAAGATGcaagtattattataccACAAAGTTCTGACGGTGTCCTGGATTCAAGTTCCTTTATAATAGCAAATGATCAATTTGGGAAAGtatttttggaatatttaaataatccaCTTATAGTTAATTTCGATTGGGCAAATTTACATGCTGCAATGGGTCACGTTCTTCAATGGCATCCAACgcttttgaaaaaaactGGACTTGTCATACCAAAATTATTAGCCAGTCAATATGATTCTACTAGAAGTATTGATAAAGCATCCTCAGATTCATACCATTATACAACTGGAGATTTAATAGCTTCATTGAAAGGTtgtaaagaaagaaatagtTGTGCAAGAGATATTGACACATTATACTCCAAAATCAAAAAGAGGTAG
- the GON7 gene encoding chromatin DNA-binding EKC/KEOPS complex subunit GON7 (similar to Saccharomyces cerevisiae GON7 (YJL184W); ancestral locus Anc_1.154), translating to MGDLITAKYSSPDIPELHFTIDVNDKRYQTTNGMTTGPSEHVLNAGQIDRDRPSDPKLLSGSSSDVEPHYTELSKLRMHLTGLQDDINIFLTEQMELAKKKKIKLHSEEEEKRIDEEINELLDGGDGDEEDEDEGK from the coding sequence ATGGGAGATCTTATAACCGCCAAATATTCATCTCCAGATATTCCAGAATTACATTTCACAATAGACGTTAATGACAAAAGGTATCAAACAACAAATGGGATGACTACGGGTCCCAGTGAACATGTTTTGAATGCAGGTCAAATTGATAGGGATAGACCATCTGATCCTAAACTTCTTTCAGGATCATCATCTGATGTGGAACCTCACTATACGGAATTAAGTAAGTTGAGAATGCATTTGACTGGATTAcaagatgatattaatatattcttaaCTGAACAAATGGAATTGGccaaaaagaagaaaataaaattgcattctgaagaagaggaaaaaagaattgatgaagaaataaatgaGCTGTTAGATGGAGGTGACGGAGATGAGGAGGACGAAGATGAAGGCAAGTAA
- the NDAI0B00380 gene encoding uncharacterized protein (similar to Saccharomyces cerevisiae YJL185C; ancestral locus Anc_1.152), with protein MSFFNQPSRQGIKGTPFQQVSENGSGTDTIIREESFILPLEEEQEFIINNPSRNTSHFLIIDNNSPKIDTLSTDSEESITGIISARTSEEFSILSSSAQSPELKYNKELDTIENVLKENEEKTSLEAVPLHGYHFLDTEENNKNLRSILTQEQLTLLNKFRTELYSLLKRSRRKNDHQSPNRKYPDIPSLFSNRHLILKCSILLFHDQQRQFISCNKREPFINNYLYSSSLSTVSLGE; from the coding sequence ATGAGTTTTTTCAATCAACCAAGCAGACAAGGAATTAAGGGAACCCCATTCCAGCAAGTTTCTGAAAATGGAAGTGGAACTGACACTATAATAAGAGAAGAATCGTTCATACTACCCCTGGAGGAAGAACAAGagtttattatcaataatcCATCTCGTAATACATCCCATTTTCTTATAATTGATAACAACAGTCCTAAGATTGATACCCTAAGTACTGATAGTGAAGAGTCCATTACAGGTATCATTAGTGCAAGAACTTCTGAAGagttttcaatattatcaagtAGCGCTCAATCCCCTGAACTGAAATACAACAAAGAACTTGATACCATTGAAAAtgtattgaaagaaaatgagGAGAAGACATCCCTAGAAGCTGTACCTCTACATGGTTACCATTTTCTTGAtactgaagaaaataataagaatttGAGGTCTATTCTTACACAAGAACAACTTACTTTGTTAAACAAATTTCGCACTGAATTGTATTCACTTTTAAAACgttcaagaagaaaaaacgATCATCAGTCCCCTAACCGAAAGTATCCTGACATACCATCTTTATTCTCAAACAGACACCTAATCTTGAAGTGTTCCATTTTATTATTCCATGACCAACAAAGACAATTTATTTCATGTAACAAAAGAGAACCgtttataaataattatttatattcaagTTCACTCTCCACTGTATCACTTGGGGAATGA
- the SYP1 gene encoding Syp1p (similar to Saccharomyces cerevisiae SYP1 (YCR030C); ancestral locus Anc_1.151) — protein MSTDYNNSGNTTNTRNIPVQRTKYADSILISKQPYEATETIRIRLSQAKLINKIFYLFFNEIANLKKNYAQQLRKIIVENQDLSVLLNQQLLENSVLTEKELENFDFDLLGELKPLWTTVIAELKNDLNSTLEFKNVLSKQVVKNLKDSTENNSSWNESKKLHSKLTQIAASIDHYSKSSNDSQNNLQQANQQWDQEVPYLFELFENIDYNRLQLLKDCLLTYQTGFSDYLLNTTNQCETVMTKFLEFDPEKEIDRFAQEATNYDFKPLLDHNKNVPEQQQRQNPLQQQEQMAKNESNQTDHKSKRKSTFGNLGHRFTSSSTVVHHDLLNNEFSDSSNNQSLKPKKSNHKLRSKMGSIFGLKNRKSQFIANSTPLPPSTTSNIPESKRESTPNSTNSGTISRRSSTLVNNNNTNSSSRRATFTSTTSTTTNPDTSRNNTFTSPNRNNQFNYNVIKEESMSQQKMQQPAPATATVQQQPLSPPLTRAQHSMSPSVGRQKQQLHMGQTPPISESPITPVSNNSNNLSMSQPPLQPQMKNKPLPTEPQSQVQQQQQQQQQQQQQQQQQQQHYVDNKPMHIHAPAVPPSRKLSQSRNSQIYANQQQQQQQQQQQQQQQPASSTIQSKLPVQMTGELNILNPQATGSSSTLQLTGQSVFQHATLEETSSQSTFGLNASIAEVINASFKEGIIQDCQLIGEIALTYIPNSIMNTPLPIGINLKINNSDNFDAMILNQAFMEKIQESNEECKETFKINPEFINSRTLGALKYSIKQNEKVIPPITIQPVWKFENHQASVVLTIKISPMVPDEIDSLILEDLVVFVSIEGANGASDDNVDLEATSALSKPQGSFNKEKRRITWRFKEPLVLKRNSTGERLIARFLTNGLARESPRGVITKFTIRSNQKILIL, from the coding sequence ATGTCTACCGATTATAACAATAGCGGTAACACAACTAATACTAGGAACATCCCTGTTCAAAGAACAAAATATGCGGACTCCATTTTGATTTCTAAACAACCTTATGAAGCAACAGAAACAATCAGAATCAGATTATCACAAGCTAAGCTAATAAACAAGATATTctatcttttcttcaacgAAATCGCTAACCTGAAAAAAAACTATGCTCAACAACTAAGAAAGATAATTGTAGAAAATCAAGATTTGTCCgttttattaaatcaacaattattggaaaattcTGTCTTAACagaaaaggaattagaaaattttgattttgatttgttAGGTGAATTGAAACCTTTATGGACTACAGTGATTGCcgaattgaaaaatgacTTGAACTCCACATTAGAATTTAAGAACGTCTTATCAAAGCAAGTggtaaaaaatttgaaagattcaacagaaaataattcaagTTGGAATGAAAGTAAGAAACTACATTCTAAATTGACTCAAATTGCTGCATCGATAGATCATTATTCTAAATCTAGTAACGATTCACAAAATAATTTGCAACAAGCAAATCAACAATGGGACCAAGAAGTTCCATACctttttgaattatttgagaatattgattataatagattacaattattaaaagaCTGTTTATTAACTTATCAAACTGGGTTTAGTGattatcttttaaataCAACAAATCAATGTGAAACTGTTATGACAAAGTTCTTGGAATTCGATcctgaaaaggaaatagaTCGTTTTGCTCAAGAGGCAACGAATTATGATTTCAAGCCATTATTGGACCATAACAAAAACGTACCcgaacaacaacaacgtCAAAACCCCTTGCAACAGCAAGAACAAATGGCAAAAAATGAGAGTAACCAAACTGATCACAAATCTAAAAGAAAGAGTACATTTGGTAATTTGGGACATCGTTtcacttcttcttcaactgTAGTACACCATGATTTGTTGAATAATGAATTCTCGgattcttcaaataatcaatCTTTAAAAccaaagaaatcaaatcataAGCTAAGGTCGAAAATGGGCTCCATCTTCGGTTTGAAAAATAGGAAATCGCAGTTTATAGCTAATTCAACTCCATTACCACCATCTACTACTTCGAATATCCCTGAATCAAAGAGAGAGTCTACTCCAAATTCAACTAACAGTGGTACAATTTCAAGGAGATCATCCACATTggttaataataataacactaATAGTAGTAGCCGCCGTGCAACGTTCACGTCAACGACAAGTACTACAACTAATCCGGATActtcaagaaataatacATTTACTTCTCCGAACAgaaataatcaatttaaCTATAATGTCATTAAAGAGGAATCGATGTCCCAACAAAAGATGCAACAACCGGCGCCGGCCACTGCTACCGTGCAACAACAACCTTTGTCTCCTCCGCTTACAAGAGCACAACATTCTATGTCTCCATCAGTCGGAAGACAAAAACAACAGCTTCATATGGGGCAAACTCCTCCAATTTCTGAATCCCCAATTACCCCTGTTTCAAACAATAGCAACAATTTATCAATGTCTCAACCCCCATTACAACCACAAATGAAGAATAAGCCTTTGCCAACTGAACCACAATCACAAGtacaacagcaacaacaacaacaacaacaacaacaacaacaacaacaacaacaacaacaacattaTGTCGATAATAAGCCAATGCATATCCATGCTCCTGCTGTCCCACCTTCAAGAAAGCTTTCTCAATCAAGAAATTCACAAATATATGCTaatcaacaacagcaacaacaacaacaacaacaacaacaacaacagcaaccTGCATCATCTACAATACAGTCAAAGTTACCTGTTCAAATGACTGgtgaattaaatattttaaatccGCAAGCAACAGGATCTTCATCAACTTTACAATTAACTGGTCAATCGGTATTCCAACATGCCACATTAGAAGAAACATCATCACAATCTACCTTTGGTTTGAATGCTTCCATAGCGGAAGTTATTAATGCATCATTCAAAGAAGGTATCATTCAAGATTGTCAATTAATTGGTGAAATTGCTCTAACTTATATCCCCAACTCAATAATGAATACACCTTTGCCCATCGGAATTAATTTAAAGATCAATAATAGTGATAATTTCGATGCAATGATCTTAAATCAAGCATTCATGGAAAAGATTCAAGAAAGTAATGAAGAATGTAAAGAAACTTTCAAGATTAATCctgaatttattaattcaaGAACTTTAGGTGCTTTGAAATATTCCAttaaacaaaatgaaaaagtaATTCCACCAATTACTATTCAACCTGTTTGGAAATTTGAGAATCATCAGGCAAGTGTTGTATTGACTATTAAAATCTCACCAATGGTTCCTGACgaaattgattcattaatacTAGAAGATCTTGTCGTTTTCGTTTCCATTGAAGGTGCTAATGGTGCTAGTGATGATAATGTTGATTTGGAAGCAACAAGTGCACTTTCTAAACCTCAAGgttcatttaataaagaaaagagaagaattaCATGGAGATTTAAAGAACCATTGGTTTTGAAGAGAAATTCTACGGGTGAAAGATTAATTGCAAGATTTTTAACTAATGGTCTTGCAAGGGAATCTCCTAGAGGTGTCATTACTAAATTTACTATTCGTAgtaatcaaaaaatattaatattatga
- the SWE1 gene encoding tyrosine protein kinase SWE1 (similar to Saccharomyces cerevisiae SWE1 (YJL187C); ancestral locus Anc_1.149) gives MTNVKIRTNLSSPWKGNKHSNDKQINQSLQSNKENPNHYNHKDNIPYYNIAKPDPAAFNSNGLVSKISRLSSSSSHSSSRHNKITIPNTPVKKSPRIHANSDFSTLDSSIMEFRDGNTTTYDSYINNNDNNHTNTTNVSSSLLLQSPSLKKVPKIQISDNFTSPSRNKQNISYSKNERSSSSLLDYPHLQYHSYNNTDSDNHNHSTKKYKKMKKSRNSIILNNTGLSNSLQQFTDDLYGTSLPTTTNFFLSNNNNNNNSTLQIGTDNHSHKKNNNLMKSPLSNNTSNEKHRHLIISPIKEIDFDKDNTGNDDDDNDGYQYIEEADLTTPTRRKSVSGSKPTPFTTNISKLPPSPLNRTSKRHINATITTVDSSTKPPATTPMAELNPDSHLFEKFSNVHKIGSGEFSSVYQVTFTMTNKKYAVKSLNSNKHNTTISKILQEIKILDEIRSSELDHEGKEYVIDFISSWKFQNSFYIMFDYYENGNLDTFLQEHIICKLIKLEEWRIWKIIVELSLALRFIHQSCQIVHLDIKPANIMITFEGNLKLGDFGMATHLPIVDDSFENEGDREYIAPEIISDCIYDFRADIFSLGLMVVEIAANVMLPDNGIAWHKLRSGDLSDAGKLSSTNLHSDSLFSNPAKVDTNLTDYSYTINSNIESEENGSHTKSSNNIESISKSKIPAWVPKFLIDGESLEKMVKWMINPDYKKRPTADQILNTEECIYVEMTRKAGAIIQEDDYGPKPNFLT, from the coding sequence atgacaAATGTAAAAATACGAACAAATTTAAGTAGTCCATGGAAAGGTAATAAGCATAGTAatgataaacaaataaaccAAAGTTTACAGtcaaataaagaaaatcccaatcattataatcataaagataatattccttattataatatagCTAAACCAGATCCTGCTGCATTCAATTCAAATGGTCTTGTATCAAAAATTTCACGTCTTTCTTCATCGTCGTCACATTCTTCATCACGCCATAACAAGATAACAATACCAAATACCCCTGTGAAAAAATCTCCAAGAATTCATGCAAATAGTGATTTCTCAACTTTGGATTCGAGTATAATGGAGTTTAGAGATGGAAATACTACCACTTATGATagttatataaataataatgataataatcataCAAATACGACAAATGTTTCATCATCTCTTCTTTTACAATCTccatctttgaaaaaagtaCCTAAAATACAAATATCGGATAATTTTACTTCTCCATCACgaaataaacaaaatataagctattcaaaaaatgaacGTTCTAGTTCTTCCCTGTTAGATTATCCTCATTTGCAATATCATTCTTACAACAATACAGATAGTGATAATCATAACCATTctacaaagaaatataagaaaatgaaaaaatccagaaattcaataatactAAATAACACTGGTTTATCTAACTCTTTACAACAATTTACGGATGATCTTTATGGAACTTCTCTTCCGACGACAACTAACTTCTTTTTgtccaataataataataataataatagtaccTTACAAATAGGTACAGATAACCATTCtcataaaaaaaataataatctaatGAAATCTCCTTTGTCAAATAATACCAGCAATGAGAAACACCGCCATCTAATCATCTCTccaataaaagaaatagattttgataaagataatactggtaatgacgatgatgacaatgatgggtatcaatatattgaagaagCTGATCTAACTACTCCAACAAGACGTAAATCAGTAAGTGGCTCAAAACCAACTCCATTCACAACtaatatttccaaattacCTCCATCGCCATTGAATAGAACCAGTAAAAGGCATATCAATGCAACTATCACAACAGTAGACTCCTCCACAAAACCTCCTGCTACCACGCCCATGGCAGAATTAAATCCAGATTCACATCTTTTCgaaaaattttctaatgTCCATAAAATCGGCTCAGGTGAATTCTCATCCGTTTATCAAGTTACATTCACAATGACGAATAAAAAATACGCTgtcaaatcattaaattcaaataaacaTAACACTacaatttccaaaatactacaagaaattaaaatattagatgaaattaGATCTTCAGAATTAGACCACGAGGGAAAAGAATATGTCATAGATTTTATAAGTTCAtggaaatttcaaaattcatTCTATATAATGtttgattattatgaaaatgGTAACTTGGACACTTTCTTACAAGAACATATCATTTGTAAGTTGATCAAATTGGAAGAATGGagaatttggaaaattattgttgaattaagtcTGGCTTTGAGGTTTATTCATCAATCTTGTCAAATTGTTCATTTGGATATAAAACCAGCAAATATTATGATCACTTTTGAAgggaatttgaaattaggAGATTTTGGAATGGCTACTCATTTACCCATCGTTGATGACAGTTTTGAAAACGAAGGTGACAGAGAATATATTGCACCAGAAATTATTTCTGATTGTATATATGATTTCAGAGctgatatattttctttggGTTTAATGGTTGTGGAAATTGCAGCAAATGTCATGCTCCCGGATAATGGTATCGCTTGGCATAAATTAAGATCTGGTGATTTATCAGATGCTGGTAAATTAAGTTCAACAAATTTACATTCTGATTCGTTGTTTTCCAATCCTGCTAAAGTAGACACAAATTTAACAGATTATTCTTATActataaattcaaatatagaAAGTGAAGAAAACGGATCACATACAAAAAgcagtaataatattgaatcaatAAGCAAGTCAAAAATCCCTGCCTGGGTTcctaaatttttaattgatgGTGAATCCCTGGAGAAAATGGTAAAATGGATGATCAATCCTgattataaaaaaagaCCTACTGCAGATCAAATTTTAAATACTGAAGAATGCATTTATGTTGAAATGACTCGAAAAGCTGGTGCCATTATCCAGGAAGATGATTACGGGCCCAAGCCTAACTTTCTCACTTAG
- the RPL39 gene encoding 60S ribosomal protein eL39 (similar to Saccharomyces cerevisiae RPL39 (YJL189W); ancestral locus Anc_1.148) has translation MAAKKAFKIKQKLAKAKKQNRPLPQWIRLRTDNTIRYNAKRRNWRRTKLHI, from the exons ATGGCC GCCAAGAAAGCTTTTAAGATCAAGCAAAAGTTAGCTAAGGCTAAGAAGCAAAACAGACCATTACCACAATGGATCAGATTGAGAACTGATAACACTATCCGTTACAATGCCAAGAGAAGAAACTGGAGAAGAACAAAGTTACACATTTAA
- the RPS22A gene encoding 40S ribosomal protein uS8 (similar to Saccharomyces cerevisiae RPS22A (YJL190C); ancestral locus Anc_1.147), producing the protein MTRTSVLADALNAINNAEKTGKRQVLIRPSSKVIIKFLQVMQKHGYIGEFEYIDDHRSGKIVVQLNGRLNKCGVISPRFNVKIADIEKWTANLLPARQFGYVILTTSAGIMDHEEARRKHVSGKILGFVY; encoded by the coding sequence ATGACCAGAACCTCTGTCCTAGCTGATGCTTTAAACGCTATCAACAATGCTGAAAAGACCGGTAAGCGTCAAGTCTTGATTAGACCATCATCTAAGgtcatcatcaaatttttgCAAGTTATGCAAAAGCATGGTTACATTGGTGAATTCGAATACATTGATGACCATAGATCTGGTAAGATTGTTGTCCAATTGAATGGTAGATTAAACAAATGTGGTGTTATCTCTCCAAGATTCAATGTCAAGATTGCTGATATCGAAAAATGGACTGCCAACTTATTACCAGCTAGACAATTCGGTTACGTTATCTTAACCACTTCTGCTGGTATTATGGACCACGAAGAAGCCAGAAGAAAGCACGTCTCTGGTAAGATCTTAGGTTTCGTTTACTAA